A single genomic interval of Pseudomonadota bacterium harbors:
- a CDS encoding bacteriohemerythrin, translating into MALFDWKNEYSVSVAEIDEQHKKLIALINKLHEAMTSGRGKEVVNAVLKELADYTVFHFSKEENLMRTNDYPGYPEHLEKHQKMTAKVLALQADCKRGKVSVSMDVMDFLKSWLDKHILGTDKQYAPYLKAKGVS; encoded by the coding sequence ATGGCTTTGTTTGACTGGAAAAACGAATACAGTGTGAGCGTGGCCGAGATTGACGAGCAGCATAAAAAACTGATCGCTCTGATCAACAAGCTGCATGAGGCGATGACCAGTGGTCGCGGCAAAGAGGTGGTGAACGCGGTTCTGAAGGAACTTGCCGATTACACGGTCTTTCATTTCAGCAAGGAAGAGAACCTGATGCGGACCAACGACTATCCAGGGTATCCGGAGCACCTTGAAAAACATCAGAAGATGACGGCCAAGGTCCTGGCACTGCAGGCAGATTGCAAGCGCGGCAAGGTGTCCGTGTCGATGGATGTCATGGACTTTTTAAAGAGCTGGCTGGACAAGCACATCCTTGGTACGGACAAACAGTATGCTCCGTATCTCAAGGCCAAGGGGGTTTCCTGA
- the recO gene encoding DNA repair protein RecO translates to MEPARARAFVIEVRDYGEADKIVTFFSDSRGRFSGIAKGAKKSFKRFLNKLELFTLLDVLFTDSRSSTLVMIDQAELIDPFPALRENYHLYTTAALVAELTLHWTRENDPDPDLFRLLTWTFLKLAKKSTAPATIAILFQLRLFSLSGFHPDFHACGRCGRLSPALTPFRFSSSYNGLICGDCSRGGIAVGPADLVVSISTIRLLQKAQELDNEKLGRLRFSNASIEESVRILRSYGSHILQRDILAWDFLLEGNSNGCI, encoded by the coding sequence ATGGAACCTGCCAGGGCCAGGGCATTTGTAATCGAAGTCAGGGATTATGGGGAAGCGGACAAGATCGTCACTTTTTTCAGTGATTCCAGAGGGCGCTTCAGCGGAATCGCCAAGGGGGCCAAAAAGAGTTTCAAGCGATTCCTGAACAAGCTTGAACTCTTTACCCTGCTTGATGTTCTTTTCACCGACAGCCGGTCTTCGACATTGGTGATGATCGATCAGGCTGAACTGATCGACCCTTTCCCTGCACTCCGGGAAAATTACCATCTCTACACCACCGCAGCTCTGGTCGCCGAACTGACCCTCCACTGGACCAGGGAGAACGACCCTGACCCTGACCTGTTCAGACTGCTCACCTGGACATTTCTTAAGCTTGCAAAGAAATCAACTGCGCCGGCCACCATCGCAATCCTTTTCCAGCTGCGCCTCTTTTCCCTGTCCGGTTTTCATCCGGACTTCCACGCGTGCGGCCGATGCGGCCGCCTTTCACCGGCCCTGACCCCTTTCCGGTTCAGCAGCAGCTACAACGGCCTGATCTGCGGTGATTGCAGCAGAGGTGGGATTGCGGTCGGTCCCGCCGACCTTGTGGTTTCCATCAGCACCATCCGCCTGCTTCAGAAAGCGCAGGAACTTGACAATGAAAAACTCGGCCGGCTTCGTTTTTCAAATGCGTCAATAGAAGAATCAGTAAGGATATTAAGATCTTACGGGTCACACATTCTTCAACGGGACATTCTGGCGTGGGATTTTCTTCTCGAGGGAAACAGCAACGGCTGCATTTAA
- a CDS encoding glycogen/starch/alpha-glucan phosphorylase yields MIKVDKMTKSVKKTGPACSYNAVDEVDVDSLGKTIHHHLLSFLGRDPERASNRDMCKALSYLMRDNLIEKWVNTQKSYYDHRKKRVYYLSLEFLIGRSLGNSLINMGLEGPVAKMLENLGYDLEDIREEEEDAALGNGGLGRLAACFLDSMATLGVPGYGYGIRYEYGLFFQRILNGFQVETPDNWMRYGSPWEFERPQYLHRIHFGGRVHSYHDREGKLRKEWVDTEVIMAMACDMLVPGYRNDQVINMRLWTAKASREFDLSYFSKGDYIAAVEEKVRSETVSKVLYPSDTLREGRELRLKQQYFFVVATFKDIMRRYKKKSKDFDDFSSRIAVQLNDTHPAIAIPELMRLLVDFEYLEWEKAWQICVETFCYTNHTLMPEALETWPVEMLDRVLPRHLEIIYEINHRFLKEVAERYPGDQEKLRNMSIIEEGAVKKVRMAHLAIVGSHSVNGVAELHTHLMKTVIFKDFHEYFPGRFNCKTNGITQRRWLLKCNPALAKLITGRIGDGWVTDLDQLQQLVPLADDPDFVREWTMVKHRNKVRLAEYIGGNCDSRVSPDSMFDVQVKRIHEYKRQMLSILHAITFYQRIIDDPGGDHTPRTIIFAGKAAPSYFIAKLIIKFINSVAKVINVNPVTNTFLKVVFIPNYGVSLAEKIFPASELSEQISTAGTEASGTGNMKFALNGALTIGTLDGANIEIMEEVGRENIFIFGMTAEEVAREKSDPGRTPHDIYMSNREIRKVIDSITDGNFSNGDRELFRPIVDSLMNPDDQYMLMKDFESYLDCQARVSLAYRNQRQWNRMSILNVARMGKFSSDRTIREYAREIWGIDVP; encoded by the coding sequence ATGATAAAAGTGGATAAGATGACCAAATCAGTGAAGAAAACCGGGCCGGCATGCTCTTATAATGCGGTTGACGAAGTCGATGTCGATTCGCTCGGCAAGACCATCCATCATCACCTGTTGAGTTTTCTGGGACGGGATCCCGAGCGGGCCAGCAACCGGGATATGTGTAAGGCACTGTCGTACCTGATGCGCGACAACCTGATTGAGAAATGGGTCAATACCCAGAAGAGCTATTATGACCACCGGAAAAAAAGGGTCTACTACCTTTCTCTTGAGTTTTTGATCGGCCGTTCTCTCGGTAACAGCCTGATCAATATGGGGCTTGAAGGACCTGTAGCCAAGATGCTTGAGAATCTCGGCTATGATCTTGAGGACATCCGGGAAGAGGAGGAAGACGCAGCCCTGGGCAATGGCGGTCTTGGCCGGCTGGCCGCCTGCTTTCTTGATTCGATGGCCACCCTCGGAGTGCCCGGGTATGGCTATGGAATCCGCTATGAATATGGTCTGTTCTTCCAGAGGATTCTGAACGGTTTTCAGGTGGAAACCCCCGACAACTGGATGCGCTACGGCTCACCCTGGGAGTTTGAGCGGCCGCAATATCTGCACCGGATCCATTTCGGCGGTCGGGTGCATTCCTATCATGACCGGGAGGGCAAACTCCGGAAAGAGTGGGTCGATACCGAAGTGATCATGGCCATGGCTTGTGACATGCTGGTTCCCGGATACCGGAACGATCAGGTCATCAATATGCGGCTCTGGACTGCCAAGGCCTCGCGTGAGTTTGATCTTTCCTATTTCAGCAAGGGCGATTACATCGCGGCGGTTGAGGAAAAGGTCCGTTCCGAGACGGTATCGAAGGTTTTATATCCCTCGGATACCTTGCGGGAGGGCCGGGAGTTGCGGCTGAAACAGCAGTATTTCTTTGTGGTTGCCACCTTCAAGGACATCATGCGGCGCTACAAAAAGAAGAGCAAGGATTTTGATGATTTCAGCAGCAGGATAGCGGTGCAGCTGAACGATACCCATCCCGCCATTGCCATCCCGGAACTGATGAGGCTCCTGGTTGATTTTGAATATCTGGAGTGGGAAAAAGCCTGGCAGATCTGTGTTGAAACCTTCTGTTATACCAACCATACCCTGATGCCGGAGGCCCTGGAAACCTGGCCGGTGGAGATGCTTGACAGGGTCCTGCCCCGCCATCTGGAGATCATCTATGAGATCAATCACCGGTTTCTTAAGGAAGTGGCGGAGAGATATCCCGGTGATCAGGAGAAGTTGCGGAATATGTCCATTATTGAGGAGGGGGCCGTCAAGAAGGTCAGGATGGCCCATCTGGCGATTGTGGGAAGTCACTCGGTCAATGGTGTCGCCGAACTGCACACCCACCTGATGAAGACCGTGATCTTCAAAGATTTCCACGAGTACTTTCCCGGCCGCTTCAACTGTAAAACCAACGGCATAACCCAGCGGCGCTGGCTGCTCAAATGCAATCCCGCCCTGGCGAAACTCATCACCGGCAGAATCGGCGACGGATGGGTTACCGATCTCGATCAGCTGCAGCAGCTTGTCCCGCTGGCCGATGATCCAGATTTTGTCAGAGAGTGGACCATGGTCAAACATCGCAACAAGGTCAGGCTCGCTGAATATATCGGTGGTAACTGCGACTCGCGGGTCTCTCCGGACTCGATGTTTGATGTTCAGGTGAAAAGAATTCATGAATACAAAAGGCAGATGCTGAGTATTCTCCATGCGATAACATTCTACCAACGGATCATTGATGATCCGGGGGGCGACCATACCCCCCGGACCATTATCTTTGCCGGCAAGGCCGCCCCTTCCTATTTTATTGCGAAGCTTATCATCAAGTTCATCAATTCGGTGGCGAAGGTCATCAATGTCAACCCGGTGACCAACACTTTTCTTAAAGTGGTCTTTATTCCCAATTACGGAGTGTCATTGGCGGAAAAGATTTTTCCCGCTTCCGAACTGTCGGAGCAGATTTCTACTGCCGGCACGGAAGCATCCGGAACCGGCAACATGAAGTTTGCCTTGAACGGCGCCCTGACCATCGGCACCCTGGACGGGGCCAACATCGAGATTATGGAGGAAGTGGGCAGGGAAAACATCTTTATCTTCGGAATGACCGCCGAGGAAGTAGCACGGGAAAAAAGCGATCCCGGCCGCACTCCCCACGATATCTACATGTCGAACCGGGAAATCAGGAAGGTTATCGACAGCATCACCGACGGTAATTTCAGTAACGGCGACAGGGAGCTTTTCAGGCCGATTGTCGACAGCCTGATGAACCCGGATGATCAGTATATGCTGATGAAGGATTTTGAATCATACCTGGATTGCCAGGCGAGGGTCAGTCTGGCCTACAGGAACCAGCGCCAGTGGAACAGGATGTCGATTTTAAACGTGGCCAGGATGGGCAAGTTCTCCAGCGACCGGACGATCAGGGAGTATGCCCGGGAGATCTGGGGGATTGATGTGCCGTGA
- a CDS encoding PAS domain S-box protein, with product MRSANLDIISKIKHFVLFAIAVTIPVFASVAEARDVKVGVFHNYPICYEENGENTGFHVELLKAVAKEEGWNLVFQPGGTIKDVLNGLQTGVIDVGMSLMPTGERRVFADFTTETNVILWGQVFIKNGRTDIHNLIDLSGKKVAFIGQGTSGQNFMNLCEQFGVKAHFKKMGPYEEVARAVQIGEVDAGVFNNFQGYKYSKQYRIKPTPILFSPTPVLFAVPKGRNGDISEAIDRHLRGWKGDPDSIYYRLEEEFLSALNRKEMSWSKNEVLIAFGLCIALMAVGVFLGVFLGGRVGERSLGKVYFKHIVIFTVTITILITLIDTVMNWFLFHPGETFLEAGIVNVTPEHLYFRGMFVLTCMVFAFFFTRYLGMYTEAQSRLQKSEERYRDIVESSIDWVWEFDENEIFTYASPRIEEMLGYKPEEVIGRSAFSLMPPSEQKKMTAEFTRIKEARASFVALENINQHKSGKLIHLESSGVPVFDAEGVFRGYRGMDRDISERRVLIEKLQQAQRLEAIGTLAGGIAHDFNNILTPILGYAGLVKSMLPSDSEVQEHLQEIAKAGNRAKELVRQILTFSRQAERSRSPLKVGVYIKEALKLLRATIPTTIEIKPELDGNCGAVLADPTQIHQIIMNLCTNAYHAMRESGGVLAVTLHEKVLGEDDIHEGMNITPGKYLSLEVSDTGHGIKPEDRERIFEPYFTTKEVGDGTGMGLAVVHGIVQAYKGYISVYSEVGRGTTFLIYLPVVEGNAEERVHLEEEKVTGGDERILLVDDERDIVKLEQFLLEKLGYTVAAHTSSMAALETFSENPSEYDLVITDMTMSELTGAELSERVKAIRPGIPVIICTGFSELINEIKARELGIDGFLMKPVTQTDLARTINKVLRKEQ from the coding sequence ATGCGATCAGCAAATCTCGATATAATCTCGAAAATCAAACATTTCGTTCTTTTTGCCATTGCGGTGACGATTCCGGTTTTTGCATCGGTTGCGGAAGCCCGTGATGTAAAGGTCGGGGTCTTTCATAATTACCCGATCTGCTATGAGGAAAATGGAGAGAATACGGGGTTCCACGTTGAGCTGCTGAAAGCTGTGGCAAAAGAAGAGGGGTGGAACCTGGTCTTTCAACCCGGCGGTACAATCAAGGATGTTCTGAACGGTCTTCAGACAGGAGTTATCGATGTGGGGATGAGTCTGATGCCCACCGGTGAAAGAAGAGTTTTTGCCGATTTTACCACCGAGACGAATGTTATCCTGTGGGGGCAGGTTTTTATAAAAAACGGGCGAACCGATATCCATAACCTTATCGATCTGAGCGGGAAAAAGGTCGCTTTCATAGGCCAGGGGACAAGCGGGCAGAATTTCATGAACCTCTGTGAGCAGTTCGGGGTGAAGGCACATTTCAAGAAAATGGGCCCGTACGAAGAGGTTGCCCGGGCAGTCCAGATCGGTGAGGTTGATGCCGGCGTCTTTAATAATTTTCAGGGGTATAAATATTCGAAACAGTACCGGATCAAGCCGACACCCATTCTCTTTAGTCCGACACCTGTGCTGTTTGCGGTCCCCAAAGGCAGAAACGGCGACATTTCCGAAGCAATCGATCGCCATCTCAGAGGATGGAAGGGCGACCCGGATTCTATTTATTACAGGCTCGAAGAAGAATTTCTCAGTGCCCTGAATCGTAAGGAGATGAGCTGGAGTAAAAACGAGGTCCTGATCGCTTTCGGGCTATGCATTGCTTTGATGGCAGTGGGTGTATTTCTGGGTGTTTTCCTCGGCGGCAGGGTTGGAGAAAGGAGTCTGGGCAAAGTATACTTCAAGCATATTGTCATCTTTACAGTGACCATCACCATTCTGATTACTCTTATTGATACGGTGATGAACTGGTTCCTTTTCCATCCCGGGGAAACCTTCCTTGAAGCGGGAATCGTAAATGTTACTCCAGAACACCTTTACTTCAGGGGCATGTTCGTTTTGACATGCATGGTTTTTGCCTTCTTTTTTACCAGGTACCTGGGGATGTACACCGAGGCTCAATCCAGGCTGCAAAAGAGTGAGGAACGATATCGGGACATTGTCGAAAGCTCCATTGATTGGGTCTGGGAATTTGATGAAAACGAAATTTTCACCTATGCCAGTCCTCGGATTGAGGAGATGCTGGGATATAAACCGGAGGAAGTGATTGGCCGGTCTGCCTTTTCCCTGATGCCTCCCTCCGAACAGAAAAAAATGACTGCGGAATTTACCCGGATCAAGGAAGCGCGAGCCTCTTTCGTGGCCCTTGAAAACATCAATCAGCACAAGAGCGGGAAACTGATCCATCTGGAGTCGAGTGGAGTCCCTGTATTTGATGCGGAAGGGGTTTTTCGTGGCTACCGGGGGATGGACAGGGACATCTCTGAGCGCAGGGTGCTGATCGAAAAATTGCAGCAGGCCCAGAGACTCGAAGCAATCGGGACCCTGGCGGGCGGCATTGCCCATGATTTCAATAATATCCTGACCCCGATTCTTGGCTATGCAGGTCTTGTGAAATCAATGCTGCCGAGCGATAGTGAGGTTCAGGAGCATCTGCAGGAAATTGCCAAAGCAGGGAATCGCGCAAAAGAACTGGTCAGGCAGATTCTGACGTTCAGCAGGCAGGCGGAGCGGAGCAGAAGTCCGCTGAAGGTAGGTGTTTATATCAAGGAGGCTCTGAAGCTCCTCCGGGCCACTATCCCGACAACCATCGAAATTAAACCTGAACTTGACGGGAACTGCGGTGCCGTCCTTGCCGATCCCACCCAGATTCACCAGATCATTATGAATCTGTGCACCAACGCATATCATGCCATGCGGGAAAGTGGCGGGGTGCTTGCGGTCACTCTGCATGAAAAAGTGCTGGGCGAAGACGATATCCATGAAGGGATGAACATTACACCGGGGAAATACCTGAGCCTTGAAGTGAGCGATACCGGACATGGCATAAAACCGGAAGACAGGGAGAGGATATTTGAGCCCTATTTCACCACCAAGGAAGTGGGAGACGGCACCGGCATGGGACTGGCCGTAGTTCATGGGATTGTACAAGCCTACAAAGGCTACATTTCGGTGTATTCAGAAGTTGGCAGGGGAACTACGTTTTTGATCTACCTGCCTGTGGTGGAAGGCAATGCGGAAGAGCGTGTTCATCTGGAGGAAGAGAAGGTTACAGGAGGCGATGAGCGAATCCTTCTGGTGGACGATGAGCGCGATATTGTGAAACTTGAGCAGTTTCTTCTGGAAAAACTGGGGTACACGGTCGCGGCCCACACCAGCAGCATGGCGGCTTTGGAGACCTTCAGTGAAAATCCTTCCGAGTATGATCTTGTCATTACCGACATGACGATGTCGGAATTGACCGGCGCCGAACTGTCGGAAAGAGTAAAGGCGATCAGGCCTGGTATTCCGGTAATTATCTGCACGGGATTCAGCGAACTTATCAATGAGATCAAAGCCAGGGAATTGGGGATTGATGGTTTCCTGATGAAGCCGGTCACCCAGACCGATCTTGCACGAACCATAAACAAAGTGCTGAGAAAAGAACAGTAG
- a CDS encoding ATP-dependent 6-phosphofructokinase gives MRFAVHVQVVSTIPVPQPPPLQGDNRLHYKAQDFLTENLGENRFPTPLELPDSFFASTRERVLYCNTVGCSDGELDPEFSFERPGPFHRLHFDPAETNVGIVTCGGLCPGINDVIRSITYSSLDAYKVSKVYGFRHGFAGLARESPEIPIELCHDVVHNIHEQGGTILGSSRGAQPIAEMVDTLVRYGISILFVIGGDGSHRGSMLMAEEVARRKLDIAVIGIPKTIDNDISHIQRSFGFDTAVEEARKAVNAAHVEATCLRNGIGLVKLMGRDAGFIAAHATLASGNVNICLIPEEPFDLEVINQRIRRRLEKKGHLVIVVAEGVGQEFMRQGEKLEYDESGNPRLIDIGPFLKKRISAYLKSAGIPFTIKYIDPSYMIRSTSANGIDSSFCLQLGNYAVHTGMAGRTNTLIGYWNQHFCLVPIHFALNEKKTVDINGSMWRSVLEVTGRY, from the coding sequence ATGCGTTTCGCGGTGCATGTTCAAGTTGTCTCGACTATTCCGGTTCCACAACCTCCACCTCTGCAGGGAGACAACCGATTGCATTATAAAGCTCAGGATTTTCTAACGGAAAATCTGGGGGAAAACAGGTTCCCGACTCCCCTGGAACTGCCGGACAGTTTTTTTGCTTCCACCCGGGAGAGGGTGTTGTATTGCAACACGGTGGGCTGTAGTGACGGAGAGTTGGATCCGGAATTCAGCTTTGAAAGACCAGGGCCGTTCCACAGGCTTCATTTTGATCCGGCAGAGACCAATGTCGGGATCGTCACCTGCGGCGGTCTCTGCCCTGGAATCAACGATGTGATCCGTTCGATCACCTACAGTTCGCTTGATGCCTACAAGGTGAGTAAGGTCTACGGTTTCCGCCATGGATTTGCCGGACTTGCGAGAGAGAGTCCGGAGATCCCGATTGAGCTGTGTCACGATGTTGTCCACAACATCCATGAGCAGGGCGGAACCATTCTCGGCTCGTCCCGCGGCGCACAGCCGATCGCGGAAATGGTCGATACTTTGGTCAGATACGGGATTTCGATTCTCTTCGTGATCGGCGGCGACGGCAGTCATCGGGGTTCGATGCTGATGGCCGAAGAGGTGGCCAGACGGAAACTGGACATTGCGGTGATCGGGATTCCGAAAACCATCGACAATGATATCTCCCACATCCAGCGTTCTTTCGGTTTTGATACAGCGGTGGAAGAGGCCAGAAAGGCGGTCAATGCCGCGCATGTCGAGGCGACCTGTCTGCGCAACGGCATCGGCCTGGTGAAGCTGATGGGGCGGGACGCGGGATTTATCGCGGCCCATGCCACCCTTGCCTCGGGGAACGTGAACATCTGTCTGATCCCGGAAGAGCCGTTTGATCTTGAGGTTATCAATCAGCGGATCAGGCGACGTCTTGAGAAAAAGGGGCACCTGGTGATCGTGGTTGCCGAGGGGGTCGGCCAGGAATTCATGAGGCAGGGGGAAAAGCTTGAATATGATGAATCCGGTAATCCCCGGCTGATTGATATCGGGCCGTTTCTGAAAAAACGCATCTCGGCGTATCTGAAGAGTGCGGGGATTCCCTTCACCATCAAATATATCGACCCCAGTTACATGATCCGTTCGACTTCGGCCAACGGCATCGATTCATCGTTCTGTCTGCAGCTTGGCAATTATGCGGTCCACACCGGCATGGCCGGCCGGACCAACACCCTGATCGGCTACTGGAACCAGCATTTCTGTCTGGTGCCTATCCATTTCGCCCTGAACGAAAAGAAAACCGTCGATATCAACGGTTCCATGTGGCGCTCGGTTCTCGAAGTGACCGGCAGATACTGA
- a CDS encoding DUF4115 domain-containing protein, translating to MTASNPNEMSASDNESLGSLFRKTRRGLHHSIEDASEATRIHVRILRDLEDDNYRRMPAEVFVRGFIKLYAAFLGLDPEETLSIYVLQENAHPDKPAEMPYRQHILTGEKYVNPPLYQQSGRKVSVIGGILTILVLILVAVSFLPKNIDTPDTDWQGRVVPDPGTSTTILTQTEPPDPQEAEIIVDRPPGIKIDEEPASEPEAESGSSEPVEKSPILDRKPYKISKKPDREPPAAAPVIAADPEEKTQPLPEGMKPAPVQGVADSGSTGSTIDPATGPISTGTKPGAIVTAEKEASNPQPTAQALRSIPASAIEAIAEPDAPVGEPEYPPAADTPPVEPDHGTDTASSDPGDQETRENPPQSDPMAEAPATREVLRSGSAPGGEAGASEVNGKSTLVDSISGETEPGATRLSNRPDSAAQEIADDSGVQAPLSSPKPVTVKVVTVKSTAENIESEEDDSDPEPTAEANTPVNYVLEARFLEPTWMRIQVDSKKPRQYTYNPGMVRTWKAERSIFLHLGNGGGVSLTLNGKPLPTGSPSGKVAKISIPDDIR from the coding sequence ATGACAGCCAGCAACCCCAATGAGATGAGCGCTTCCGACAATGAGTCCCTTGGCAGCCTGTTCAGGAAAACCAGGCGCGGTCTGCACCATTCCATAGAAGACGCATCCGAAGCCACCCGCATCCACGTCAGAATCCTGCGCGATCTTGAAGATGACAACTACCGGCGAATGCCCGCCGAAGTTTTTGTCCGGGGCTTCATCAAACTGTATGCCGCCTTCCTCGGACTTGATCCTGAAGAAACTCTCTCTATCTACGTTCTCCAGGAAAACGCCCACCCGGACAAACCCGCCGAAATGCCTTACCGGCAGCACATCCTGACCGGTGAAAAATATGTAAATCCCCCCCTTTACCAGCAAAGCGGCAGAAAGGTCTCGGTCATCGGAGGGATTCTGACGATTCTGGTCCTGATCTTGGTGGCGGTGAGTTTCCTGCCGAAGAACATCGACACCCCGGATACCGACTGGCAAGGCAGGGTTGTTCCTGATCCAGGAACCTCAACCACCATACTCACCCAGACAGAACCTCCGGACCCTCAGGAAGCGGAAATCATCGTCGACAGGCCCCCGGGAATTAAAATTGACGAGGAGCCTGCGTCTGAACCCGAGGCGGAAAGCGGAAGTAGTGAACCCGTTGAAAAATCACCGATACTGGACCGGAAACCATATAAGATCAGTAAAAAACCGGACCGGGAGCCCCCTGCGGCTGCGCCGGTAATTGCCGCGGATCCGGAAGAAAAAACTCAACCCCTGCCTGAAGGGATGAAGCCTGCGCCGGTTCAGGGTGTTGCCGATTCGGGTTCAACCGGCTCAACTATTGACCCGGCAACCGGACCCATATCAACCGGGACGAAACCAGGCGCCATCGTTACAGCAGAAAAGGAAGCGTCAAATCCGCAGCCAACTGCCCAGGCGCTGAGGAGCATCCCTGCTTCTGCAATTGAGGCCATTGCAGAGCCGGATGCTCCGGTTGGTGAACCTGAATATCCTCCTGCTGCTGACACCCCTCCAGTCGAGCCGGACCACGGAACAGATACGGCATCATCAGACCCTGGCGATCAAGAAACCCGCGAAAATCCCCCCCAGTCCGATCCAATGGCGGAAGCGCCGGCGACCCGGGAAGTCCTGCGATCCGGATCTGCACCTGGCGGTGAAGCAGGCGCTTCCGAAGTGAATGGCAAAAGCACTCTGGTGGACTCCATCTCCGGGGAGACAGAACCCGGAGCAACCCGGCTGTCCAACCGACCCGACAGCGCTGCTCAGGAAATTGCCGACGACAGCGGAGTGCAAGCCCCTCTCTCCTCGCCAAAGCCGGTTACGGTAAAGGTCGTCACCGTAAAATCAACGGCTGAAAATATTGAAAGCGAAGAAGATGATTCCGATCCCGAACCCACGGCTGAAGCCAACACCCCGGTCAACTATGTGCTTGAGGCCAGATTTCTCGAACCCACCTGGATGCGGATCCAGGTGGACAGCAAAAAACCCCGGCAGTACACCTACAATCCAGGGATGGTCCGGACCTGGAAGGCTGAGCGGAGCATCTTCCTCCATCTCGGCAATGGCGGAGGGGTCTCGCTGACCCTGAACGGCAAACCGCTGCCGACCGGCTCTCCCTCGGGCAAGGTTGCCAAGATCAGTATCCCCGACGATATCCGTTAA
- a CDS encoding flavodoxin family protein yields MKVVAFNGSARKNGNTSHLINIVLEKIREEGGETELIELAGMNLSGCKACYQCFEKKNNRCAVEDDLINEAIQKMLSADGIILGSPTYFADLSANIKALIERCGMVSRANGDIYKRKVGASVVAVRRAGASHVFSSLNFFFLIGQMIIAGSSYWNIGRGLKPGEVMEDAEGVKTMRDLGANMAWLIKKIKA; encoded by the coding sequence ATGAAAGTCGTCGCTTTTAACGGCAGTGCCAGGAAGAACGGAAATACTTCGCATCTGATCAACATCGTGCTCGAGAAAATCAGGGAGGAAGGGGGAGAGACTGAACTCATCGAGCTTGCCGGGATGAATCTTTCCGGCTGCAAGGCGTGCTACCAATGTTTCGAGAAGAAAAACAACCGTTGTGCGGTGGAGGATGATCTGATCAACGAGGCCATTCAGAAGATGCTCTCCGCCGACGGGATCATCCTGGGCTCACCCACCTATTTTGCCGACCTTTCCGCCAATATCAAGGCGCTCATTGAAAGGTGCGGCATGGTGAGTCGGGCCAACGGCGATATCTATAAAAGAAAGGTCGGCGCTTCGGTGGTTGCGGTCAGGCGGGCCGGGGCATCACACGTCTTCAGCTCGCTGAACTTCTTTTTCTTAATCGGCCAGATGATCATTGCCGGTTCCTCATACTGGAATATCGGCCGGGGCTTGAAACCGGGAGAGGTGATGGAGGACGCGGAAGGGGTGAAGACCATGCGTGATCTCGGCGCGAATATGGCCTGGTTGATCAAAAAGATCAAGGCGTAA